One stretch of Cohnella algarum DNA includes these proteins:
- a CDS encoding ABC transporter permease, with amino-acid sequence MTFWTIVGFEIRRVARQPAFAIVQLLLPLLLIAILGTALDSDFTVRDETLERVEVAIVRQDGGETSGLLDDAFRSPALESRLELTKAATREEAVGRVREGTADFAVVVPAGFGEALLAGEAAQWELISGADSRKNLAATAMFGSLLERLNDRQAAALALGAGAPQGLPAQASAGTGPDSPEASGGAFGGAVKVGQLAAGSDFSAMQYYAAAMLVMFLLYSGMTTGINLALEKERNTLARLHSMPLPAWRILAGKLGGSFLLAVLQAAFIVAFTRFVLGVDWGTSYAAIAAACLCIILFSFGLAVIVLSLAKGSGPMLVIFQIVINLMTFFSGGFIRLPEGLLRRIGEFTVSHWGFQSFLDSMLGRTDGQPVAILGVIAAAFMAGAIVVYRKAGYHS; translated from the coding sequence ATGACATTTTGGACGATTGTCGGGTTTGAAATCCGCCGGGTCGCCAGGCAGCCGGCTTTTGCGATCGTGCAGCTTCTCCTGCCGCTGCTGCTGATCGCGATTCTCGGCACGGCGCTCGATTCGGACTTTACGGTTCGCGACGAAACGCTGGAACGGGTCGAGGTGGCGATCGTCCGGCAGGACGGCGGCGAGACGAGCGGCCTGCTGGACGACGCGTTCCGGTCGCCGGCGCTCGAAAGCCGGCTGGAGCTGACGAAGGCGGCAACCCGGGAAGAAGCGGTCGGCCGCGTGAGGGAGGGGACGGCGGATTTCGCGGTCGTCGTGCCTGCCGGCTTCGGCGAGGCGCTGCTAGCGGGCGAAGCGGCGCAGTGGGAATTGATTTCCGGCGCGGACAGCCGCAAAAATCTGGCCGCGACGGCCATGTTCGGCAGCCTTCTGGAGCGGCTGAACGACAGGCAGGCGGCCGCGTTGGCGCTTGGAGCCGGCGCTCCGCAGGGCCTGCCCGCGCAGGCGTCGGCGGGAACGGGCCCGGACAGCCCGGAGGCTTCGGGCGGCGCGTTCGGCGGGGCGGTGAAGGTCGGGCAGCTTGCGGCGGGCAGCGATTTTTCGGCCATGCAATATTACGCCGCCGCGATGCTCGTCATGTTTTTGCTCTATTCCGGCATGACGACCGGGATCAACCTCGCCCTCGAAAAGGAACGGAACACGCTGGCGCGCCTGCATTCGATGCCGCTGCCTGCCTGGCGCATCCTGGCGGGCAAGCTTGGAGGGAGCTTTCTGCTTGCCGTCCTGCAGGCGGCATTTATCGTCGCGTTTACCCGGTTCGTGCTGGGCGTGGATTGGGGCACGTCGTATGCGGCGATCGCGGCGGCTTGCCTGTGCATCATCTTGTTCTCGTTCGGTCTCGCGGTCATCGTCCTTTCGCTTGCGAAAGGTTCGGGGCCGATGCTGGTTATTTTTCAAATCGTCATCAATCTCATGACCTTTTTCAGCGGGGGATTCATCCGGCTTCCCGAAGGCTTGCTGCGGCGGATCGGGGAATTTACCGTCAGCCATTGGGGCTTCCAAAGCTTTCTCGATTCGATGCTGGGCCGGACGGATGGGCAGCCCGTCGCGATCCTGGGCGTCATCGCCGCCGCGTTTATGGCCGGAGCGATCGTCGTCTACCGAAAGGCAGGGTATCATTCATGA